The DNA segment ATTCGATTTGGATCTTTCCTACAAGATAGGTTGTCCCATAAGAGGGTTGCTGCAGATACAGGTGCTGTTCAAAAACCACTGTCCTACCATCTTGTCTAAGCCAGTTTCTAGGTGTGTTTCTGGAAGTAAAGTCCACTGCCTGATTAATATCCCATTTGTTGGCGTGCATCATCAAATCACCCAACGCTCGTGCAGCCCGCTGAGCCAGAAGAATATGGAACAATTCTCGTGCCCGAGGGTGATGATCAAACAGCCCCGCGTGCATCATCATTTCTTCCATTCCAGTCGCCAGCCCTTCAGATCGGCTATCCCAGATGTTGTATAACAACGGGTTGCTTCTGATTGGGCTTGAATGAGGTTCATCACGCATACGTGCCAAATCGAACCAGTGGTAAAAATGGGTGCGCATGACCATTGGGTCGTGAAATATCACCTCAGAAAAAAATTCCCTGGGTTCAATAGGGCTGTAAGGACTGATTCGTTCCCTAAGGGCCTGGTCCATATAATCTTCCATGGAGACAATATCCCTATCTTCCAACAGAGAAATAAATTCTGTAACGGACGCATGCGTTTTTTTGTCATATTCTTCTTTACTTGTCATGGGAATCAAAGGGGGAAGATCTTGATTGCGGTGCTCTTCCAGTTTTAGAGAAGAGTGGGCCCGTACCAGCTCTCGGCGCATCATAGTCTCAATCTCTTTCCAGCTGTAAGGTACCAAGTGAACGTTTTTCAGATACCAGTTATAATTGTCGATTCCAATTCCTGATTTGCCTTGTTTGGAAGACAGTTTTGTTTCCAGCCAAGTGATAAAATCATCAGTGGCAATTTTTGCATCATTGATGGCTGCTGTTAATATTTCTGAGGTATCCATAGTTTTATCTAAAAGATCAGCCAATGTTCTGGACTGTGATTCCATTCGATGAATGCCGCCGCGCCACAGATCACGGGCGTTGCCTGTGAGATTGATCTTTGCCTGTACCAGAAATGGAGACACTGTTCGTAACCCTTGAGTAAGTTTTATTATATCGGCATCAGACAGGGGATAATCATATTCCCACAGTTCAACAAGGCCATGCGCGACAGATCCTTCATGGGCTGGTGTATCACTCTGGGAATCCCATATAATGCCATAAAAAGCAGGGCTCCTTTTCCACGGCTTGATCACCCTGTGGTCAAAATCCAGGCCATTCATTTCGGCCAGCACTAGATGATAATCAATGCGGTGGGGAATGGACCAGCCGGTGGTATCAAAATTAGCCAACCGGTTCTTGTATACAGGAAACTCATCATACTGCTTTTTCATCCGTTCATCACTGTAATCGGGGACTCCGTCTGTGAACAAATCTCCTTGAAAGGCACGCCAGTCATGGTATAGCTCCACAAGACTGGAATGACTGTTCATGATACTCACATCACTGCTCTTATTGCAGGATATGACGGTCCCCAGCATGAGCAGCATAATTTGGACAGCTATGATTTTTTTCATCATTTTTCCCTCTAAGATTATTGTATTTTGCTTAATTCAGCTTCGGCTGCCAAGAATCCATTCGCTTGCCAAGTTTCCTCAGCCACGATTTTCCTAAAAATTTCCAGGGCAGTCTTTCTGTCCCCATTCACCCAATGGAAGTTTGCCATGCCGTATCCAACAGTACACATTTCAAAATCCTTAGCTATATTATAATTGATTGTTTCTGACTCTGTTTTGGTACCGTTGTAGACAAGGATGCACTTATAGTAATTCCCTGAATACCCCATATCCTCTTTGATAGGCTCTACCACTTGTCTGGCTTCATTCGATCGGCCTAATCTTCTGAGACAATTGTGGACCCAGTTCACAGATGCAAGAAGAGATACATTGTCAGCAGAATAATCATAACTTTTTTGAAAAGCTGTCAACGCTTTTTCGAAATCCGCTTTAAGGTAGTAGGTCAAAGCAAGGTAATACCAAATGGCCCAGTTGAGGTTTTCCGTGTACTTCAGATTTTCAGCCTTCACAAAGGTGTGGCGCCTGGCTGTCAGCTCCAGATCGGCAGTGGCACTGTCCAGTTTTCTAAGAGTAATGTACCGCTGCCCCCGTCGTCTCAAAATTTCCGGCGATTCAGGACTGAGCAACAGACATTGTGTGTAAACTTCTACGGCTTCTCTGTACCGCCTTAACCCTTCAAGCACCGATCCTTTCTCCATGAGAGTGGAGAGGTTGTTCGGTTCCGCCGACAGCCTGGTTTCTATTCCCATCAAGAGACTGTCACCGCCGTTGTCAGAATAGAGTTCTGCTCCAAGCATTGAGACTGTTTCCAGCCGCCTCGAATCAGGCGATTGAGTACAAGCAAGAAAAATGCTCAACAACACCAAAAGGTTAAACCGGGATACTTTTCTGGCAATATCAGTCATTGAAAAGTGCACCAAACTCAATTCTGAGGAACAGGAGGAGGACCATCAGGTATCATTGCCTTGTAGACCTTATCCCCTTTTCTTTCCTTGAACTCAGCTTTTATCTCTTTAACAAGCTGAGGATTTTCAAAGAGATCCACCATGGTCATGCTAAGAGATTTGGCTGCAAAAAGCATCCCCTTGTGACCGATTGACATACCAGTGCAGGCCACAACCGCCCAGGAGTGCCACGGCACATCTTTAGGGGCGGCGGTAACGCGGGCACGTACAACAGGAATGATCTGACTCACATCGCCTACATCCGTTGATCCACCCTGCGCTGGCAAGGTTTCTCGCAAGGGTTCGATATCTGCGTCCATTCCATCTTCCGGTTTGTCTGTTTCCCGCTGGATCGTCTTGGCATACTTAAGTTCATCCTTTGAGTAGTCGATGGGACCCAACAGCTCCATATTTTTCAGTAAAGCCGCTGCTCCTGTTCGGTTGGGTTGAATCTCATATATTCCTGAGATCAGTTCAATAGAATAATCCACTTCAGCCATCATGGCTGCACCTTCAGCAATTTTCTTTACCCGTTCATATACCACGTTCAGGTTTCCCCTGTCATTCTCCCGAACTCGCGTCCAGATCTGCGCATGTTCAGGTACAACATTGACAACATCGCCGGCAGTTTCAATATGATAATGAATTCTTGCAGTTGGTCGTATATGCTCTCTGTAATAGTTCATGCCGGTGGTATAGAGTTCCAAGCCATCAACTGCACTAAACCCATTCCAAGGGTCCGCCGAGGCATGAGCCGCCTTTCCATAAAACTTTACTCTGAAGTCCACCAGCGCTTTACTGCTTTGAGTACTGGCTTCCAGATTATCACCGGGGTGCCAATCCATGCAGACATCCAGATCATCGAAAAGGCCCGCCCTAGCCATATAAGTCTTCCCAAATATTGTCTCCTCTGCAGGGGTGCCAATAAAGACAACAGTCCCTTTCAGTTTTTTCTTTTCCATAAGCTCCTTAATGGCAATGGCGGCGCCCAGACTGCCTGTACCGAAAAGATTGTGACCACAACCGTGCCCTGGTGCGCCTGTAATCCGTGCTTCCTTTGTGGGCTGTGCTTTTTGAGAGATCCCGGCGTTGGCATCAAACTCTCCAAGAATACCAATGCGGGGTTTCCCTGATCCGTAAGTAGCTACAAAGGCAGTGGGCATCCCAGCCACGCCCCGCTCAACTTTGAATCCATTTTTCTCAGCATAATCAGAAAGTGCCCTGGAAGATTGATGCTCCACCAACGCCAATTCTGCATAAGACCAGATATTGTCACTGATGCCGGTTAGTTCTTTTTTATGTTTTTCGACAGAAGCCACAACAGCTTTTTTGTTGGCAGTCCATTTGACCTTACCCTTAACCGGGGCAGCAATCAATAACGCTACCAACAACAAAAATAATCGAGAAAGTGAATGATGAATTGGAAAGGATTTATTTGTCATCTTGTAGACTCCTGTTATTGAGTTTAACGATATGTAGTTCAATTTTGCTCTCACCCTTTACGGCCTACAGTGATTCCATACCCTGTATGCCTGCTTGAAAATATACGTTGCGATGCCCAAACTGTCATGAGGCCGTTTAAACCCCATCTCCTGTAAACGGTTTTTGCGATATTCCATTGACCCTTCCACCCTAAATTCTTTTTTGATGATCTTATCCAGACAGGGATCAATGCAGATCTGTCGATACTTTCACAATTCACCAGTCCCGCTTGTCTGAACAGGTCCGCCCAACTTTCCAGTGTCTCCGGTTTTTCACCTTCTATCTCCTCAAGCCTGATCTTCATTTTTTCAGGAGTGTCATCCTGCCAACATATGTCATGTATGCCAACATAGCCGCCGGGCTTTGTTACACGCACCATTTCGGCAATAGCCCGCTCTTTGTCCAGTACACAGGTAGTACATTCAGAGATAACCACATCGAATCTGTTCTCATCAAAAAGCAGATCGTGCGCATCTCCCACCCGAAAATCGATTCGGAAACCCCGTGCCCTAGCCTTCTCAGTGGCATGTTGAACCAGAGCTTCTGAAGCATCGATCCCCGTAATGGTACAGCCGTACTTTTCCGCCAGAAAACAGGCACTCTCCCCCGTACCGGAAGCCACATCCAGCAAAAGGGTGTTTTCATTCACGCAGCACAATTCAGCCAGTTCTTCGGTGACAACCATACCGCCGGGATGAAGGGATTCAACATCAATAATACCGCTTTCAACAAGATTTTCCAGAGACGGCTTTTCCGGATCAGTCATATTGTCTTAGAAAGAATAATCCGTTTATAAAGATTGGCTTAAGATTGCGCAAACCCTCCCTCATAGTGGGTGATGTACTCGTTCCCCGGTGCTCAGGTCAGCAGGTAACGTGCAGCACAGCGTTAGCATCGGTATCAGTCTCCATAAGATAACGGCACGCCTCCACTGTTTTCATCATCTTCAGTTCTACATTTTTCTTTTCAGCCGCCCGGACCACCTCATCGGTGACCGGTAGACTGCCATAGAAACCTGTGCCGATGACCAGTTCTTCACACTCCCACGGAATATTTTCATCAGGACCCAGAGGAGTGTGGCCGTACTGGGACCGGAGGTGCTTGCTGTTTTTCTTCAGCCGTTTTACGACGGACTTCCTATCTACAACCACGTCGTGAGGATAGAGCTGATCGTCAACAGTAATCTGACCGAATGTGTCATAATGCAGATTCATTGAGAGCTACCTCTAACAAGTATAACCTTTTCAGGCCAACTGTTAAAAGACTTCTCTCTTATACGGGAGACACGGCCGCAATGCGTTTCAGCACGGGCGGATGGCTGTAAGAAAGGAAAACAGTGAGCGGATGAGGCGTCAGGTGAGAAAGGTTGCTGATGGCAAGGCCTTTCAGCATACTCACCAGCGCCTCGTGGTTCCGTGTCGTTTCTAAAGCATAGCCGTCAGCCTGGAACTCATTCCGGCGGCTCAGGGCCGTGGTAAAGATGGATGTCACCAGACTCACCGGTGCATAGAGCATAGCGAAAAAGACCATCCCGGCATGAACAGAGACCTGATTTACACCAAAGACAGCGAAGAGAGCAGAATCGCTCATGATGAGGTTAAAGATAAAGAGCATGATACCCATCTGAAGCACGCCGAGCGTTGTGCCCATGATGATATGTTTTTTCTTGAAGTGTCCCACCTCGTGGGCCACAACGGAAACGATCTCCTCCGTAGTGTGCTTTTCCAGAAGAGTGTCAAAAAGGGCCACCCGCTTGCTCTTCCCCAGGCCACTGAAGTAGGCGTTGGAGTGGGCTGACCGGCGACTTCCATCCATGACGTCGATGCGGGCGATGGGGAAGTTCACCTTTTCCGAATAAGCCTCGATGGCAGAACGGAGTTCCCCCGCTTCCAGAGGCGTGAATTTGTTGAACATGGGAGCAATGACGTGAACAAACAGGGGCTGAACGGCCACGGTAAATAGGGTCACTGCTATCCAGGCGATCCACCAGCCGCTGGCCCCGAAGACGTCAAAGAAATAGAGGATAGGCGCCACGACAGCACTACCCAAAACGGCGGTGAGAAGATATCCTTTCAGTTTATCTATGATATAAGTCTTCGGCGTGGTTCGGTTGAAGTCAAATTTTTCTTCAATAACAAAGGTGCTGTAAAGAGAAAAAGGAATATTGATGAGATCGATTATAATAAAAATGATACCGAAAAAGAGGAGCCCCGCCAGGAGGGGCTGGGTGGTTTGAGCCCGGACAAAACCATCCAGAAAACCGAATAGACCAATATGGATCACAATGAGCAACAGCAGCAAACTAAATGTGCCGGAAACAAGGCCAAACCGGGTCCTGGCTCTCAGGTAGGCCTGGGACCGGGCATATTGTTCAGAATCGTAAACACCTTTGAATTCTTCTGGCACCTCATCGGTGATACTATTCATGTTAAGGACAGCGCTGACGGTGGAGAGCAGGTATTCCCCCACTAGGGCGCTGATGATGATGAGATAATAGATCAGTTCCATAGAACAGGATCGAACAAACTGTTAGGACAATTCAGTATACGCTGTCACAGGAGGGCAAGTGCAGACCAGGTTCCGGTCGCCATAGGCGTTGTCTACGCGAGCGGCGGCGGGCCAAAATTTCCTCTGCTTTAATCCGGGCACCGGATAGGCTGCCTTTCCCCTGGAGTAGGGGTGGCTCCAATCGTCGTCAGTCACCATCTGGACGGTGTGAGGGGCGTTTTTCAAGGGGTTGTCTTCTTTGTCCAGCTTACCTGATTCAATGTCGCTGATCTCTCGGCGGATGGTGATCATGGCTTCCACAAATCGATCCAGCTCCGCCTTAGATTCACTCTCCGTCGGTTCCACCATCATGGTGCCGGGGACGGGCCAGCTCATGGTTGGGGCGTGAAAACCGAAATCCATGAGGCGCTTGGCCACATCCTCTTCCGTGATGTTGGCGCTCCTGCGAAAGGGCCTCAGGTCCAGAATAAATTCATGGGCTACCAGTCCGTTGGCACCCCGGTACAGAACAGGGTAATACTCCTCCAGCCCTTTGGCAATGTAATTGGCGTTGAGGATGGCAGTTTCCGTGGATCGGGTCAACCCTTCAGCCCCTAACAGGGCCATGTAGGCATAAGAGATGGTAAGGATGGAAGCGCTGCCGTAAGGAGATGCCGACACCGAGCCGATGGCTTTATCACCGCCACATTCTACCACCGGATGCCCTGGCAGGAACGGTGCCAACTCTTCGGTAACGCCAATGGGGCCCATTCCCGGTCCGCCACCGCCATGTGGAATGGCAAATGTCTTGTGGAGGTTCAAGTGACACACATCGGCACCGAGATCGGCCGGGCGACTGAGCCCTATCATGGCGTTCATGTTAGCACCATCCAGATAAACCAGCCCACCATGAGCGTGAATGACGTCGCAAATTTCTTTGATCCCCTCCTCGAAAACGCCATGAGTGGACGGGTAGGTAATCATGCAGGCGGCCAGCTTATCTCCAGCCTCTTCGGCCTTGGTAGTAAGGTCTGTTTTGTCGATGTTGCCACTGTCATCACAATTCACCACGATCACGTCCATACCAACCATAATGGCGCTGGCGGGGTTGGTCCCGTGGGCCGAGGAAGGAATGAGGCAGACTTTTCTTTGGTCATTGCCATTATCCTGGTGAGCAGCCCGAATCACCAGGAGCCCCGTGTATTCCCCTTGGGCGCCGGAGTTGGGCTGAAAAGAAATATCGTAATAGCCGGTGGCAGCACAAAGCCAGTTTGTAAGATCGCCTATGAGGGATGCATAACCCCTGGCGTCTTCAGCCGGGGCAAAAGGGTGCAAGTTGGCAAAACCGGGCTGCGACAGCGACTCCATCTGTGCGGTGGCGTTGAGCTTCATGG comes from the Candidatus Neomarinimicrobiota bacterium genome and includes:
- a CDS encoding DUF885 family protein, translating into MMKKIIAVQIMLLMLGTVISCNKSSDVSIMNSHSSLVELYHDWRAFQGDLFTDGVPDYSDERMKKQYDEFPVYKNRLANFDTTGWSIPHRIDYHLVLAEMNGLDFDHRVIKPWKRSPAFYGIIWDSQSDTPAHEGSVAHGLVELWEYDYPLSDADIIKLTQGLRTVSPFLVQAKINLTGNARDLWRGGIHRMESQSRTLADLLDKTMDTSEILTAAINDAKIATDDFITWLETKLSSKQGKSGIGIDNYNWYLKNVHLVPYSWKEIETMMRRELVRAHSSLKLEEHRNQDLPPLIPMTSKEEYDKKTHASVTEFISLLEDRDIVSMEDYMDQALRERISPYSPIEPREFFSEVIFHDPMVMRTHFYHWFDLARMRDEPHSSPIRSNPLLYNIWDSRSEGLATGMEEMMMHAGLFDHHPRARELFHILLAQRAARALGDLMMHANKWDINQAVDFTSRNTPRNWLRQDGRTVVFEQHLYLQQPSYGTTYLVGKIQIESLMTDRAIELGEAFTLKGFMDEINQVGLIPASMMRWEMTGSVEHLRGIK
- a CDS encoding tetratricopeptide repeat protein produces the protein MTDIARKVSRFNLLVLLSIFLACTQSPDSRRLETVSMLGAELYSDNGGDSLLMGIETRLSAEPNNLSTLMEKGSVLEGLRRYREAVEVYTQCLLLSPESPEILRRRGQRYITLRKLDSATADLELTARRHTFVKAENLKYTENLNWAIWYYLALTYYLKADFEKALTAFQKSYDYSADNVSLLASVNWVHNCLRRLGRSNEARQVVEPIKEDMGYSGNYYKCILVYNGTKTESETINYNIAKDFEMCTVGYGMANFHWVNGDRKTALEIFRKIVAEETWQANGFLAAEAELSKIQ
- a CDS encoding amidohydrolase → MTNKSFPIHHSLSRLFLLLVALLIAAPVKGKVKWTANKKAVVASVEKHKKELTGISDNIWSYAELALVEHQSSRALSDYAEKNGFKVERGVAGMPTAFVATYGSGKPRIGILGEFDANAGISQKAQPTKEARITGAPGHGCGHNLFGTGSLGAAIAIKELMEKKKLKGTVVFIGTPAEETIFGKTYMARAGLFDDLDVCMDWHPGDNLEASTQSSKALVDFRVKFYGKAAHASADPWNGFSAVDGLELYTTGMNYYREHIRPTARIHYHIETAGDVVNVVPEHAQIWTRVRENDRGNLNVVYERVKKIAEGAAMMAEVDYSIELISGIYEIQPNRTGAAALLKNMELLGPIDYSKDELKYAKTIQRETDKPEDGMDADIEPLRETLPAQGGSTDVGDVSQIIPVVRARVTAAPKDVPWHSWAVVACTGMSIGHKGMLFAAKSLSMTMVDLFENPQLVKEIKAEFKERKGDKVYKAMIPDGPPPVPQN
- a CDS encoding class I SAM-dependent methyltransferase, with the translated sequence MTDPEKPSLENLVESGIIDVESLHPGGMVVTEELAELCCVNENTLLLDVASGTGESACFLAEKYGCTITGIDASEALVQHATEKARARGFRIDFRVGDAHDLLFDENRFDVVISECTTCVLDKERAIAEMVRVTKPGGYVGIHDICWQDDTPEKMKIRLEEIEGEKPETLESWADLFRQAGLVNCESIDRSALIPVWIRSSKKNLGWKGQWNIAKTVYRRWGLNGLMTVWASQRIFSSRHTGYGITVGRKG
- a CDS encoding M48 family peptidase, coding for MELIYYLIIISALVGEYLLSTVSAVLNMNSITDEVPEEFKGVYDSEQYARSQAYLRARTRFGLVSGTFSLLLLLIVIHIGLFGFLDGFVRAQTTQPLLAGLLFFGIIFIIIDLINIPFSLYSTFVIEEKFDFNRTTPKTYIIDKLKGYLLTAVLGSAVVAPILYFFDVFGASGWWIAWIAVTLFTVAVQPLFVHVIAPMFNKFTPLEAGELRSAIEAYSEKVNFPIARIDVMDGSRRSAHSNAYFSGLGKSKRVALFDTLLEKHTTEEIVSVVAHEVGHFKKKHIIMGTTLGVLQMGIMLFIFNLIMSDSALFAVFGVNQVSVHAGMVFFAMLYAPVSLVTSIFTTALSRRNEFQADGYALETTRNHEALVSMLKGLAISNLSHLTPHPLTVFLSYSHPPVLKRIAAVSPV